Sequence from the Acropora muricata isolate sample 2 chromosome 10, ASM3666990v1, whole genome shotgun sequence genome:
CTATAACACACCTTGTGTAGACTTCTGCGTTCGTCATTCGTAAGGTGTCCCCGCGATATTTTTTTCGAGTGAGCCACATCGCTATTACATTCAGCTTAGCAATTTCGCTACTCACAACATGTTTTCATGCACGGGACTTGCATCTCCGTCTTTTTATTGATGTAAATATGGCAGATAATCACTTGCCATAGAATATCTAATAAACTTGCTTTCTGGCGTGCAACACTCActgaattcaaatttcaaattttcagctCACCTTTAGGTATTTGGTCTAAATATGGATTTGAACGAGTGGAATCCCTTCTGGGCGACTTGCTTTAGCGTTATGGCTTTTCTTATCATCGTTGGAAATTCCCTCACAATCGCAACACTTCTGAGGAAAAAGTTTCGCAAGCGTCCACAGTTCTTGTTGATCAGTTTAGCCTTTGCTGATCTCTTGGTTGGATGCGCGACTACAATGTATGTCATTGTTCAGTGCCACTTTTTCGCgctgtggtttgtttttaatatatttGATATGTTCGCGGGTCTTTCTTCCATCTTCCACTTGGCTGTCATTTCTCTTGAAAGACTTCACGCAACTCTTCGGCCATTTCGTCATCGACAGCTTAGTTTAAAAGCCTACTGGGTTGCCATAGCTACACCATGGATTCTTTCCTCGTCCGTTTCAGTCCTCATGAAGATACATGGAATGCCCTTCAATATTGTTATAATTTGCTTAACAACTCCATTGCTCATAACATGTTTTTCCTACCTGGCAAtttggagaaagagaagaagaagtCCCGAAAATGTGAGAAGCTTTCGACAAAATCAAGAAGCAAGATTTTCAAAGAGCATTTTCCTTGTAACGGCAGCATCTTTCTTGACATGGACACCTTTTCTGGTTGTACACATCATCGTCTTGGTTAACATGCATCTCCGCATTCCTCCATCTGTTGTTTTCTGTATCGTTCTCGTTCATTTTAGTAACTCTTTTGTCAACTTTATTATCTACATTATTAGGTTTCCTAGTTacagaaaagttttgttttctttatgtcgGTGTTCAGTTCTTTAGTTTGTCCTGTAAAGCGCCAATCAGTCCGAAACTTAAATCTTTCCAAAGCATTCCGCTCCTCCGGGCATTTGAACTTGTAATTGTTGGAATATTTTACTTGATTCTCGCCCGGCGGGTTGAAAGTGATGAGTTTGTTGATTCTCTACTAGGTTCTGGGATGTTTTTccccgggttctccggttttcccctctcaacAAAAAcgaacatttgatttgatttgttgtgattcagtttgatttgtagtctcctcaaaTAGTAAAACCACGGGGCTTGActgattattatcatttattattgttattattagtaaaaGTAATTGGACGAAGTGGAGTACAACTCAGGGAGTAATCGgacgagtaatttcaaatcggctgagcgcgaagcgcgaggccgatttgaaattacgagcacgattactccctgaattgtacgacacgaagtccaattactaattaatcgtaact
This genomic interval carries:
- the LOC136887784 gene encoding adenosine receptor A3-like, coding for MDLNEWNPFWATCFSVMAFLIIVGNSLTIATLLRKKFRKRPQFLLISLAFADLLVGCATTMYVIVQCHFFALWFVFNIFDMFAGLSSIFHLAVISLERLHATLRPFRHRQLSLKAYWVAIATPWILSSSVSVLMKIHGMPFNIVIICLTTPLLITCFSYLAIWRKRRRSPENVRSFRQNQEARFSKSIFLVTAASFLTWTPFLVVHIIVLVNMHLRIPPSVVFCIVLVHFSNSFVNFIIYIIRFPSYRKVLFSLCRCSVL